A single window of Hyla sarda isolate aHylSar1 chromosome 2, aHylSar1.hap1, whole genome shotgun sequence DNA harbors:
- the BACH1 gene encoding transcription regulator protein BACH1 isoform X2 yields MSCSEKKDAEFAYESSVHSVNLVLRLNSQREQGLLCDVTVVVEDQRFRAHRSVLAASSDYFLSRVVAPSNGEAIITLPAEVTVKGFVPLLQFAYTSKLLVNKDNLLEIKKCAKLLEVNDIEEACFEFLELKFSDIKTESSECPRKKCCKSFCPKASLQRQQDETERVVIHEVEDIWREDFSQNLKCRTEIENLSPSPESPKQPCETFCFARENASNFPSLCPKYRKFQKACRSGRVRSVSTCSSNQETQSPSPAPSNEMSEGTASQPKSQVEDLQVAKPDMELNALPPQDSNVIYQNLICNDDQIVAPAVYPPCFSLVPALPDFSSVPFQCAYPPFRNVNYIDIPNNPSPAVLPDKGSNEPIDSRAPRTDLVPNPDMSSAKEPQPIQERSNVEREVAEHLAKGFWPETYPAEFSGQQHMGAPKQLQEVDKRSECPWLSISISNETPERTFTTLNPVSCPFINNISNEVCAGNPDVNSENAAKGASETCPYVCPINLEEESETDSEEDSGESCSAKELECEQLPFNAQKIISLSRYDFQSLVKMHSLTPEQLDCIHDIRRRSKNRIAAQRCRKRKLDCIQNLETEIRKLQTEKHHLLKERDQILSTLGETKQNLSGLCHQVCREASLSRDQIQVLAKYSSSECPLSFLVPERGKMLLQCEAILQEFAGGLLNNIEASHPPQGKEGGGGSDGGGSLQNTSHVQISTSEPALLGRPSAPAGINDLSQQVTAKCTTDEQN; encoded by the exons ATGTCTTGTAGTGAGAAGAAGGACGCTGAATTTGCCTACGAGTCTTCAGTTCACAGTGTAAACCTTGTGCTTCGCCTGAATAGCCAGCGGGAGCAGGGCCTGCTCTGTGATGTGACCGTTGTGGTAGAAGATCAGAGATTCCGCGCACACCGCTCCGTGCTCGCCGCTTCCAGTGATTATTTCCTATCACGTGTTGTGGCGCCAAGCAATGGGGAGGCCATCATCACCCTGCCTGCAGAG GTCACGGTGAAGGGCTTTGTTCCGCTCCTCCAGTTTGCCTATACCTCCAAACTTCTCGTCAACAAAGATAATTTATTGGAAATCAAAAAGTGTGCAAAGTTACTGGAGGTGAATGACATCGAAGAGGCGTGCTTCGAGTTCCTTGAATTAAAATTCTCGGACATTAAAACAGAATCCTCGGAATGTCCCAGAAAGAAATGCTGCAAGTCTTTTTGTCCCAAGGCGAGTCTTCAACGCCAGCAAGACGAAACGGAACGAGTGGTTATACATGAGGTGGAGGATATCTGGAGGGAGGACTTTTCTCAAAACCTCAAATGTCGAACCGAgatagaaaacttatccccttccCCAGAAAGTCCAAAACAACCATGTGAAACTTTTTGCTTTGCCAGAGAGAATGCTTCCAACTTTCCCTCTCTTTGCCCAAAATACAGGAAGTTTCAGAAAGCTTGTAGAAGCGGCAGGGTCAGATCCGTCAGCACATGTTCCAGCAACCAAGAAACTCAGAGTCCATCACCAGCACCATCCAATGAGATGTCGGAGGGTACCGCCAGTCAGCCGAAATCTCAGGTGGAGGACCTCCAGGTTGCCAAGCCGGACATGGAACTGAATGCTCTACCTCCACAGGACTCTaatgtgatttatcaaaaccttataTGTAACGATGACCAGATCGTAGCCCCGGCCGTCTACCCTCCATGTTTCTCTTTAGTCCCTGCACTTCCAGACTTCAGTTCTGTGCCTTTTCAATGTGCATATCCCCCATTCAGGAACGTAAACTACATCGACATACCTAACAATCCCAGCCCAGCAGTTTTACCAGACAAGGGCAGCAATGAACCAATCGACAGCCGGGCACCAAGAACAGACCTGGTACCCAACCCAGATATGTCTAGTGCCAAGGAGCCGCAACCCATTCAAGAACGTAGTAACGTGGAGAGAGAAGTTGCCGAACATCTCGCGAAAGGTTTTTGGCCTGAGACTTACCCTGCCGAATTTTCAGGTCAACAACATATGGGCGCTCCAAAGCAACTGCAGGAAGTGGACAAAAGGTCCGAATGCCCGTGGCTTTCCATTTCTATTTCCAACGAGACCCCTGAACGGACATTCACAACGCTCAATCCGGTATCGTGCCCGTTTATCAATAACATTTCCAATGAGGTGTGTGCCGGCAATCCGGATGTCAACAGCGAGAACGCGGCTAAAGGAGCATCTGAAACGTGTCCGTATGTCTGTCCTATTAACTTGGAGGAAGAGTCTGAAACCGATAGCGAGGAAGATAGTGGGGAATCTTGTTCTGCCAAAGAACTGGAATGTGAG CAACTTCCATTCAacgcacagaaaataatttccctttCACGATATGACTTCCAGTCCTTGGTAAAAATGCACAGTCTCACTCCGGAGCAGTTGGACTGTATCCACGACATACGTCGACGGAGCAAGAACAGGATTGCTGCTCAACGATGCCGCAAAAGAAAACTGGACTGCATCCAAAATCTGGAGACAGAGATACGGAAGCTG caaactgaaaaacaccatttGCTGAAGGAAAGGGACCAAATTTTATCCACATTGGGCGAAACCAAACAGAACCTGTCCGGACTGTGCCACCAGGTCTGCCGAGAAGCATCCCTGAGCCGGGATCAGATTCAAGTCCTGGCAAAATATTCCAGCTCCGAGTGTCCCCTGTCCTTCCTGGTCCCCGAAAGAGGAAAAATGCTCCTTCAGTGTGAGGCCATCTTACAGGAATTTGCAGGAGGGCTATTAAACAACATTGAGGCTTCCCACCCCCCCCAAGGAAAAGAAGGCGGCGGCGGCAGTGACGGTGGTGGCAGCTTACAGAACACAAGCCACGTGCAAATCTCAACCTCCGAACCAGCTTTACTTGGGCGGCCCAGCGCCCCAGCGGGCATCAATGATTTAAGCCAACAAGTGACTGCTAAATGCACTACTGATGAACAAAACTAG
- the BACH1 gene encoding transcription regulator protein BACH1 isoform X1 produces MSCSEKKDAEFAYESSVHSVNLVLRLNSQREQGLLCDVTVVVEDQRFRAHRSVLAASSDYFLSRVVAPSNGEAIITLPAEVTVKGFVPLLQFAYTSKLLVNKDNLLEIKKCAKLLEVNDIEEACFEFLELKFSDIKTESSECPRKKCCKSFCPKASLQRQQDETERVVIHEVEDIWREDFSQNLKCRTEIENLSPSPESPKQPCETFCFARENASNFPSLCPKYRKFQKACRSGRVRSVSTCSSNQETQSPSPAPSNEMSEGTASQPKSQVEDLQVAKPDMELNALPPQDSNVIYQNLICNDDQIVAPAVYPPCFSLVPALPDFSSVPFQCAYPPFRNVNYIDIPNNPSPAVLPDKGSNEPIDSRAPRTDLVPNPDMSSAKEPQPIQERSNVEREVAEHLAKGFWPETYPAEFSGQQHMGAPKQLQEVDKRSECPWLSISISNETPERTFTTLNPVSCPFINNISNEVCAGNPDVNSENAAKGASETCPYVCPINLEEESETDSEEDSGESCSAKELECEKQLPFNAQKIISLSRYDFQSLVKMHSLTPEQLDCIHDIRRRSKNRIAAQRCRKRKLDCIQNLETEIRKLQTEKHHLLKERDQILSTLGETKQNLSGLCHQVCREASLSRDQIQVLAKYSSSECPLSFLVPERGKMLLQCEAILQEFAGGLLNNIEASHPPQGKEGGGGSDGGGSLQNTSHVQISTSEPALLGRPSAPAGINDLSQQVTAKCTTDEQN; encoded by the exons ATGTCTTGTAGTGAGAAGAAGGACGCTGAATTTGCCTACGAGTCTTCAGTTCACAGTGTAAACCTTGTGCTTCGCCTGAATAGCCAGCGGGAGCAGGGCCTGCTCTGTGATGTGACCGTTGTGGTAGAAGATCAGAGATTCCGCGCACACCGCTCCGTGCTCGCCGCTTCCAGTGATTATTTCCTATCACGTGTTGTGGCGCCAAGCAATGGGGAGGCCATCATCACCCTGCCTGCAGAG GTCACGGTGAAGGGCTTTGTTCCGCTCCTCCAGTTTGCCTATACCTCCAAACTTCTCGTCAACAAAGATAATTTATTGGAAATCAAAAAGTGTGCAAAGTTACTGGAGGTGAATGACATCGAAGAGGCGTGCTTCGAGTTCCTTGAATTAAAATTCTCGGACATTAAAACAGAATCCTCGGAATGTCCCAGAAAGAAATGCTGCAAGTCTTTTTGTCCCAAGGCGAGTCTTCAACGCCAGCAAGACGAAACGGAACGAGTGGTTATACATGAGGTGGAGGATATCTGGAGGGAGGACTTTTCTCAAAACCTCAAATGTCGAACCGAgatagaaaacttatccccttccCCAGAAAGTCCAAAACAACCATGTGAAACTTTTTGCTTTGCCAGAGAGAATGCTTCCAACTTTCCCTCTCTTTGCCCAAAATACAGGAAGTTTCAGAAAGCTTGTAGAAGCGGCAGGGTCAGATCCGTCAGCACATGTTCCAGCAACCAAGAAACTCAGAGTCCATCACCAGCACCATCCAATGAGATGTCGGAGGGTACCGCCAGTCAGCCGAAATCTCAGGTGGAGGACCTCCAGGTTGCCAAGCCGGACATGGAACTGAATGCTCTACCTCCACAGGACTCTaatgtgatttatcaaaaccttataTGTAACGATGACCAGATCGTAGCCCCGGCCGTCTACCCTCCATGTTTCTCTTTAGTCCCTGCACTTCCAGACTTCAGTTCTGTGCCTTTTCAATGTGCATATCCCCCATTCAGGAACGTAAACTACATCGACATACCTAACAATCCCAGCCCAGCAGTTTTACCAGACAAGGGCAGCAATGAACCAATCGACAGCCGGGCACCAAGAACAGACCTGGTACCCAACCCAGATATGTCTAGTGCCAAGGAGCCGCAACCCATTCAAGAACGTAGTAACGTGGAGAGAGAAGTTGCCGAACATCTCGCGAAAGGTTTTTGGCCTGAGACTTACCCTGCCGAATTTTCAGGTCAACAACATATGGGCGCTCCAAAGCAACTGCAGGAAGTGGACAAAAGGTCCGAATGCCCGTGGCTTTCCATTTCTATTTCCAACGAGACCCCTGAACGGACATTCACAACGCTCAATCCGGTATCGTGCCCGTTTATCAATAACATTTCCAATGAGGTGTGTGCCGGCAATCCGGATGTCAACAGCGAGAACGCGGCTAAAGGAGCATCTGAAACGTGTCCGTATGTCTGTCCTATTAACTTGGAGGAAGAGTCTGAAACCGATAGCGAGGAAGATAGTGGGGAATCTTGTTCTGCCAAAGAACTGGAATGTGAG AAGCAACTTCCATTCAacgcacagaaaataatttccctttCACGATATGACTTCCAGTCCTTGGTAAAAATGCACAGTCTCACTCCGGAGCAGTTGGACTGTATCCACGACATACGTCGACGGAGCAAGAACAGGATTGCTGCTCAACGATGCCGCAAAAGAAAACTGGACTGCATCCAAAATCTGGAGACAGAGATACGGAAGCTG caaactgaaaaacaccatttGCTGAAGGAAAGGGACCAAATTTTATCCACATTGGGCGAAACCAAACAGAACCTGTCCGGACTGTGCCACCAGGTCTGCCGAGAAGCATCCCTGAGCCGGGATCAGATTCAAGTCCTGGCAAAATATTCCAGCTCCGAGTGTCCCCTGTCCTTCCTGGTCCCCGAAAGAGGAAAAATGCTCCTTCAGTGTGAGGCCATCTTACAGGAATTTGCAGGAGGGCTATTAAACAACATTGAGGCTTCCCACCCCCCCCAAGGAAAAGAAGGCGGCGGCGGCAGTGACGGTGGTGGCAGCTTACAGAACACAAGCCACGTGCAAATCTCAACCTCCGAACCAGCTTTACTTGGGCGGCCCAGCGCCCCAGCGGGCATCAATGATTTAAGCCAACAAGTGACTGCTAAATGCACTACTGATGAACAAAACTAG